Below is a window of Streptomyces genisteinicus DNA.
GCTCTCAAGCCCGAGGGCGAGTTCGGCTCCGTCCACGCGGGCAAGGTCGGCGCCGGCCACTTCGCCAAGATGGTCCACAACGGCATCGAGTACGCGATGATGCAGGCCTACGCCGAGGGCTGGGAGCTGCTGGAGAAGGTCGACTCGGTCACCGACGTCCGCGAGGTCTTCCGCTCCTGGCAGGAGGGCACGGTCATCCGGTCCTGGCTGCTCGACCTCGCGGTGAACGCGCTGGACGAGGACGAGCACCTGGACCAGCTCCGCGGTTTCGCCCAGGACTCCGGGGAGGGCCGCTGGACGGTGGAGGCGGCCATCGACAATGCCGTCCCGCTGCCCGCGATCACCGCCTCGCTGTTCGCCCGGTTCGCCTCGCGCCAGGACGACTCCCCGCAGATGAAGATGATCGCCGCGCTGCGCAACCAGTTCGGTGGCCACGCGGTGGAGAGCAAGAAGTAATCCACAGGCTGTGCACGGCGGTGCACGGCCGCCGGGGGAAGGTCGGCGCACCACCATGCACGTCACGCATCTGTCGCTGGCCGACTTCCGCTCGTACGCCCGGGTCGAGGTTCCCCTCGATCCGGGCGTCACCGCCTTCGTGGGGGCGAACGGGCAGGGCAAGACCAACCTCGTCGAGGCCGTCGGGTATCTCGCCTCCCTCTCCAGCCACCGGGTCTCCTCGGACGCCCCGCTGGTGCGCATGGGCGCCGAGCGCGCGGTGATCCGGGCCGCGGTCACCCAGGGCGAGCGCTCCCAGCTGATCGAGCTCGAACTCAACCCCGGCAAGGCGAACCGGGCGCGCATCAACAGGTCCTCCCAGGTCAGACCGCGTGACGTGCTCGGCATCGTGCGTACGGTGCTGTTCGCTCCGGAGGACCTCGCCCTGGTCAAGGGCGACCCGGGCGAGCGGCGCCGGTTCCTCGACGACCTGGTCACCGCGCGCTCCCCGCGGATGGCGGGCGTCCGCTCCGACTACGACCGGGTGCTCAAGCAGCGCAACACCCTGCTGAAGTCGGCCGCCATGGCCCGGCGGCACGGCGGGCGGTCGATGGACATGTCCACGCTCGACGTCTGGGACCAGCACCTGGCCCGTACCGGGGCCGAGGTGCTCGCCCAGCGGGCGGACCTGATCGCCACCCTGCAGCCGCTCGCCGACAAGGCGTACGAGTCCCTGGCGCCCGGCGGCGGGCCGGTCGTGCTGGAGTACCGCTCCTCCGCCGGCGCCCCGGGCGAGGCGCACAGCCGCGAGGAGTTCTACGGGCAGCTGACCGAGGCCCTCGCCGGGGCCCGCAAGCAGGAGATCGAGCGGGGCGTGACGCTGGTGGGGCCCCACCGCGACGACCTGCTGCTGGGACTGGGCCGCCTGCCCGCCAAGGGGTACGCGAGCCACGGGGAGTCGTGGTCCTGCGCGCTGGCGCTGCGGCTCGCCTCGTACGACCTGCTGCGCGCCGAGGGGAACGAGCCGGTGCTCGTGCTCGACGACGTCTTCGCCGAGCTGGACGCCCGGCGGCGGGAGCGGCTGGCCGAACTGGTGGCGCCCGGGGAGCAGGTCCTGGTCACCGCGGCGGTCGACGACGACGTGCCCGGCGTGCTCAGCGGCTCGCGGTACGCGGTGACGGACGGAGAGGTGACGCGGGTATGAGCGGGGACGAGCAGCGGGCCGCTCCGCAGCCGTCCGCCCCGGAGCCCTCCGGGGTGGACCTGGCCAGGGTCGCGCTGCGGGCCGCCAAGGAGCAGGCACGGGCGCGCGGAGCGGCCGCGCAGCAGAAGAAGCAGGCCAGGCGCGGCGGCGGGCTGCGCTCCGGGGCGCGCGCCGACGGCCGCGACCCGTTGCCGCTGGGCGCGGCGATCAACCGCCTGATCACGGAGCGGGGCTGGGAGACGCCGGCCGCCGTCGGCGGGGTGATGGGCCGCTGGCCCCAGATCGTCGGCGACGATCTCGCCAACCACTGCGTGCCGCTGCGCTACGACGAGGCCCCCGACGAGCGGCTGCTGACGGTGCAGTGCGACTCCACGGCCTGGGCGACGCAGCTGCGGCTGCTCGCGCCGCGGCTGGTCGCCCGCCTCAACGAGGACCTCGGGCACGGGACGGTCCGCGCGATCAAGGTGCTGGGACCGGGTGGACCGCAGCGCCGCTGGGGACCGCTGCGGGCGCCGGGCAGCACCGGCCCCGGCGACACCTACGGCTGAGCGGGGCGCGTGCGCAGGGACCCGGGCGGGGCCCCGGCTCCTGCGGGCCGTACGCGGACGGGCGCGGCAGGCTGGCAGGCGGGAGGCCGGTCCGGGGCCGGCCGGCACGGCGGTCCGGCGGGCCGGCGCACCCCTGATCCGGACCCTCCGGGGCCGTGCTCCGGGGCTCGTGTGACGGGGTGGAAGTGCCGGGACCGACGGGGCGTCCCTCTGGGTAGCGGAGGGTTGACAGGCCGAAGCGCTCAAAGCCGCTGTGAGCCTCTTGGAGCCCCTTCCCGGATATGGGGAGTCGGACGGAGGCGGTTGAGGGCGGCACATGCGTACTCAGCTACCGGCAAACCCCCATTCGTGTCGCCGGTACCGGTAGACTGGTGGACAATCCCGCCTCCCGGCGGGACACGTCGATTAGCAGCCGAACGACGCAGCCGGTCCCGCTACCCCGGAGAACGGCCTGTGCTGTGCCAGAAAGGGCGCTTCGTGGCCGATTCCGGCAACCCCAACGAGAACATCCCGTCCAACACTGCCGGTGGGAGCGGCGAGGCCGGCGCCTCGTACGACGCCAGCGCGATCACGGTCCTCGAGGGCCTCGACGCGGTCCGCAAGCGCCCCGGCATGTACATCGGGTCGACCGGAGAGCGCGGCCTGCACCACCTGGTGCAGGAGGTCGTCGACAACTCCGTCGACGAGGCCCTCGCCGGGCACGCGGACACGATCGACGTCACGATCCTGGCCGACGGCGGCGTGCGCGTCGTCGACAACGGCCGGGGCATCCCGGTCGACATCCACCCGGTGGAGAAGAAGCCCGCCGTCGAGGTCGTCCTCACCGTCCTGCACGCGGGCGGCAAGTTCGGCGGCGGCGGGTACGCCGTCTCCGGCGGTCTGCACGGCGTCGGCGTCTCCGTGGTGAACGCCCTGTCCACCAAGGTCTCCGTGGAGATCAAGCGCGACGGGTACCGCTGGACCCAGGACTACAAGCTCGGCGTCCCCACCGCGCCCCTCGCCAAGCACGAGGAGGTCGAGGACTCCGGCACGACCGTCACCTTCTGGGCGGACCCGGACGTCTTCGAGACCACCGAGTACTCCTTCGAGACGCTCGCCCGGCGCTTCCAGGAGATGGCCTTCCTCAACAAGGGCCTCACCCTGACGCTGACCGACGAGCGCGAGTCGGCCAAGGCGACGATGAACGCCGACGACCCGGACGCCGCCGAGACGGCCGAGGAGCAGCCGGCGCGGACGGTGACGTACCACTACGAGGGCGGCATCGTCGACTTCGTGAAGTACCTCAACTCCCGCAAGGGCGAGCTGATCCACCCGACCGTGATCGACGTGGAGGCCGAGGACAAGGAGCGGATGCTCTCGGTCGAGATCGCGATGCAGTGGAACTCGCAGTACACCGAGGGCGTGTACTCCTTCGCGAACACCATCCACACGCATGAGGGCGGCACCCACGAAGAGGGCTTCCGCGCCGCGCTGACGGGCCTGGTCAACCGCTACGCCAGGGACAAGAAGCTGCTGCGCGAGAAGGACGACAACCTCTCCGGCGAGGACGTCCGCGAGGGTCTGACGGCGATCATCTCGGTCAAGCTGGGCGAGCCCCAGTTCGAGGGCCAGACGAAGACCAAGCTGGGCAACACCGAGGCGAAGACCTTCGTGCAGAAGGTCGTCCACGAGCACCTGACCGACTGGTTCGACCGCAACCCGAACGAGGCCGCGGACATCATCCGCAAGGCGATCCAGGCGGCCACCGCCCGGGTCGCGGCCCGCAAGGCGCGCGACCTGACCCGCCGCAAGGGGCTGCTGGAGTCGGCCTCGCTGCCCGGCAAGCTGAGCGACTGCCAGTCCAACGACCCGACCAAGTGCGAGATCTTCATCGTCGAGGGAGACTCCGCCGGCGGTTCGGCCAAGTCCGGCCGCAACCCGATGTACCAGGCCATCCTGCCGATCCGCGGCAAGATCCTGAACGTCGAGAAGGCGCGCATCGACAAGATCCTGCAGAACACCGAGGTCCAGGCGCTGATCTCGGCCTTCGGCACCGGGGTCCACGAGGACTTCGACATCGAGAAGCTGCGCTATCACAAGATCATCCTGATGGCGGACGCCGACGTCGACGGCCAGCACATCAACACCCTGCTGCTGACCTTCCTGTTCCGCTTCATGCGGCCGCTGGTCGAGGCCGGTCACGTCTTCCTGTCCCGCCCGCCGCTGTACAAGATCAAGTGGGGCCGGGACGACTTCGAGTACGCGTACTCGGACCGTGAGCGCGACGCCCTGGTCGAGATGGGCAAGCAGGCCGGCAAGCGCATCAAGGAGGACTCGATCCAGCGCTTCAAGGGCCTCGGCGAGATGAACGCCGAGGAACTGCGGGTGACCACCATGGACCAGGAGCACCGCGTGCTCGGCCAGGTCACGCTGGACGACGCGGCCCAGGCCGACGACCTGTTCTCGGTGCTGATGGGCGAGGACGTCGAGGCGCGGCGCTCGTTCATCCAGCGCAACGCCAAGGACGTCCGCTTCCTCGACATCTGAGTCGGTCTCAGCTGACCGCACGAAAGGACCGAAGACCAGCAATGGCCGACGAGACCTCCCCCGCCCCCGGCGGGGACAACCCCACCCCCGTGACCACCGAAGAAGAGGGTCCGCAGATGCGGATCGAGCCGGTCGGTCTCGAGACCGAGATGCAGCGCTCGTACCTCGACTACGCGATGTCCGTCATCGTGTCCCGTGCGCTGCCCGACGTCCGTGACGGGCTGAAGCCCGTCCACCGCCGTGTGCTGTACGCGATGTACGACGGCGGCTACCGGCCCGAGAAGGGCTTCTACAAGTGCGCCCGCGTCGTCGGCGACGTGATGGGCACGTACCACCCGCACGGCGACTCCTCGATCTACGACGCCCTGGTGCGCCTCGCGCAGCCGTGGTCGATGCGGATGCCGCTGGTCGACTCGAACGGGAACTTCGGCTCCCCGGGCAACGACCCGGCCGCCGCCATGCGCTACACCGAGTGCAAGATGGCGCCGCTGTCCATGGAGATGCTCCGGGACATCGACGAGGAGACCGTCGACTTCCAGGACAACTACGACGGCCGCAACCAGGAGCCGACGGTCCTGCCGGCCCGGTTCCCGAACCTGCTGGTCAACGGCAGCGCCGGTATCGCCGTCGGCATGGCCACCAACATCCCGCCGCACAACCTGCGCGAGGTCGCGGCCGGCGCCCAGTGGGCGCTGGACCACCCGGAGGCCACCCACGAGGAGCTGCTCGACGCGCTGATCGAGCGGATCAAGGGCCCCGACTTCCCGACGGGCGCCCTCGTCGTGGGGCGCAAGGGCATCGAGGAGGCGTACCGCACCGGCCGCGGCTCCATCACGATGCGCGCGGTCGTCGAGGTCGAGGAGATCCAGAACCGCCAGTGCCTGGTGGTCACCGAGCTCCCGTACCAGGTCAACCCGGACAACCTTGCCCAGAAGATCGCCGACCTGGTGAAGGACGGGAAGATCGGCGGCATCGCCGACGTCCGCGACGAGACCTCCTCG
It encodes the following:
- the gyrB gene encoding DNA topoisomerase (ATP-hydrolyzing) subunit B, with the protein product MLCQKGRFVADSGNPNENIPSNTAGGSGEAGASYDASAITVLEGLDAVRKRPGMYIGSTGERGLHHLVQEVVDNSVDEALAGHADTIDVTILADGGVRVVDNGRGIPVDIHPVEKKPAVEVVLTVLHAGGKFGGGGYAVSGGLHGVGVSVVNALSTKVSVEIKRDGYRWTQDYKLGVPTAPLAKHEEVEDSGTTVTFWADPDVFETTEYSFETLARRFQEMAFLNKGLTLTLTDERESAKATMNADDPDAAETAEEQPARTVTYHYEGGIVDFVKYLNSRKGELIHPTVIDVEAEDKERMLSVEIAMQWNSQYTEGVYSFANTIHTHEGGTHEEGFRAALTGLVNRYARDKKLLREKDDNLSGEDVREGLTAIISVKLGEPQFEGQTKTKLGNTEAKTFVQKVVHEHLTDWFDRNPNEAADIIRKAIQAATARVAARKARDLTRRKGLLESASLPGKLSDCQSNDPTKCEIFIVEGDSAGGSAKSGRNPMYQAILPIRGKILNVEKARIDKILQNTEVQALISAFGTGVHEDFDIEKLRYHKIILMADADVDGQHINTLLLTFLFRFMRPLVEAGHVFLSRPPLYKIKWGRDDFEYAYSDRERDALVEMGKQAGKRIKEDSIQRFKGLGEMNAEELRVTTMDQEHRVLGQVTLDDAAQADDLFSVLMGEDVEARRSFIQRNAKDVRFLDI
- a CDS encoding DUF721 domain-containing protein; its protein translation is MSGDEQRAAPQPSAPEPSGVDLARVALRAAKEQARARGAAAQQKKQARRGGGLRSGARADGRDPLPLGAAINRLITERGWETPAAVGGVMGRWPQIVGDDLANHCVPLRYDEAPDERLLTVQCDSTAWATQLRLLAPRLVARLNEDLGHGTVRAIKVLGPGGPQRRWGPLRAPGSTGPGDTYG
- the recF gene encoding DNA replication/repair protein RecF (All proteins in this family for which functions are known are DNA-binding proteins that assist the filamentation of RecA onto DNA for the initiation of recombination or recombinational repair.), whose protein sequence is MHVTHLSLADFRSYARVEVPLDPGVTAFVGANGQGKTNLVEAVGYLASLSSHRVSSDAPLVRMGAERAVIRAAVTQGERSQLIELELNPGKANRARINRSSQVRPRDVLGIVRTVLFAPEDLALVKGDPGERRRFLDDLVTARSPRMAGVRSDYDRVLKQRNTLLKSAAMARRHGGRSMDMSTLDVWDQHLARTGAEVLAQRADLIATLQPLADKAYESLAPGGGPVVLEYRSSAGAPGEAHSREEFYGQLTEALAGARKQEIERGVTLVGPHRDDLLLGLGRLPAKGYASHGESWSCALALRLASYDLLRAEGNEPVLVLDDVFAELDARRRERLAELVAPGEQVLVTAAVDDDVPGVLSGSRYAVTDGEVTRV